A region from the Candidatus Electrothrix scaldis genome encodes:
- a CDS encoding choice-of-anchor Q domain-containing protein, producing the protein MKKVTYFGVLFGLLMLAPDWVFAANIIVDADGICTLAEAIDSANNNNADGNGCVDGSGDDIIYLETDVILEDGHINRPPILSEITIEGNGHIIDGGADEDQTGYVLKISTESPSCSGGDLTLNNATITGGNHPYYNENMPGNGGGIVNACNGELTLNNVTVTENTAAGNGGGIFNSPNGKLTLNNVTISGNTAEGDGGGISFSFNDDPSGPGNSTSATLNNVTISGNSADEGGGIFNSKHSKLNLNNVTVSGNIAESTGGGIYYEACNNVSTFFCADHYVTLKSSIVSGNTALINQGNEIYRQYDGSSDLDGNINADSSNLFGHSGEDHDDAFYNFSPSPNDINATTNAIDCDTEKDNCKPTPLSSILVSGLADNGTHALVPGSPAIDLDTSCGTEDNPDPDRPWYQQEDQRGEPRPVGNGCDAGSFEFSNILGDIDGDGDVDSDDLALLSGAFGSVQGDPTYNTGADLDADGDVDGQDLSFFAKNFVPVIAEIQPQTVTEGELLSLNITASDPDNGTLHYPTENLNLPQGASLADNGDGTAVLSWTPTCSQTGDYSSVIEVRDQGNLSDSETLAISVFEDNIAPTVLTKDITVQLDASGHASITPADIDNGSHDACGVTLSIDKSEFTGADIGENTVTLTATDSNGNSGMETSTVTVEGNSTSSITVDSNGNCTLHDAITAANTDTGSGGCPASSGEDTIYLETDVTLDTPLPELVTSIIIKGQDHTIDGNNDPAVGSVLRIGTDGNLTLYNTTVMGGKSFWGGGINNEGELALINSIVKNNSVSCLDSETDAVGGGIYNKGSLTLSNSLVNDNSASCSEPGRYALGGGIVNGGEEATASLSNSTITSNSVSCSEQGGYALGGGIVNGWSVGGTLIMDASTVNGNSVSCSNGYAAAGGIANVEGGDLPVTLTLTNSTVSGNVTLPESSIYRSGGGIANWGAEVIMSNSTITDNLTSGNGGGIENIGGAALTLKSSIVSGNTATASGHANEIYNDSSSTVTANSYNLFGHSGITDVQAIAGFTPGFNDTTATCDGTNPTALSAILSPLADNGGPTKTHALVAGNPAIDLDATCSTGLTEDQRGEPRPVGEGCDAGSFEISCTSNIIVDAGGICTLVEAINSANNDDADGNGCADGCGADTIILETDVTLEAALPQISSIITIEGNGHFISGNKDESIGSVLYVTSAGNLTLNETTVKDGKLSFSTPFGGGIFNGGTVTLNRSTVSGNSTEQYGGGIYNVGGITLSHSAIRDNWANFGGGIFNNSNGTVTLIDSTVSSNNTGGMPGVGGGVYNKGNQITITNSTVSGNSADMRGGGIYNGGGVMFLTNSTVTGNSTSGSLGEGGGIYNSTALTLTNSTVSENSVEGIGGGIYNNSWNKATLFSSIISGNQASDGGNEVYNYQSSNIVADSYNLFGHSGENNAEAFYGFIPGSSDVNATNGGIDGILIPTAQSAILHPLGDNGGPTMTHTLVPGSPALDLDASCSALQEAGKELLDQRGESRPVGNGCDAGSFELSISPQDTRAFLPAIYSLLL; encoded by the coding sequence ATGAAAAAAGTAACATATTTTGGGGTGCTGTTTGGATTGCTTATGCTGGCACCAGACTGGGTATTTGCAGCTAATATTATTGTAGATGCGGATGGAATTTGCACTTTGGCTGAAGCTATTGACTCGGCCAATAATAATAATGCAGACGGGAACGGCTGTGTTGATGGTTCCGGGGATGACATTATCTATCTGGAGACTGATGTTATTCTTGAAGATGGACACATAAATCGACCGCCGATTCTTAGCGAGATAACTATTGAAGGCAATGGTCACATAATTGATGGTGGTGCTGATGAAGATCAGACTGGGTATGTGCTGAAAATAAGCACAGAATCTCCCTCCTGTTCTGGAGGTGACTTAACCTTGAATAATGCTACGATTACCGGTGGAAACCATCCATACTATAACGAAAACATGCCGGGTAACGGCGGGGGAATTGTCAATGCGTGCAATGGCGAACTCACGCTGAATAATGTTACGGTCACTGAAAATACTGCTGCAGGTAACGGCGGGGGGATTTTTAATTCTCCGAACGGTAAACTTACGTTGAACAACGTTACAATTAGCGGAAACACTGCGGAAGGTGATGGTGGAGGAATTTCCTTTTCCTTTAATGACGACCCTAGTGGTCCCGGCAACAGTACCAGTGCTACTTTGAATAACGTTACGATCAGTGGCAACTCAGCAGACGAGGGCGGTGGTATTTTCAATTCTAAGCATTCTAAACTTAACTTAAATAATGTCACTGTTAGCGGCAACATAGCTGAAAGTACAGGCGGCGGGATATACTATGAAGCCTGCAACAACGTATCTACATTCTTCTGCGCGGATCACTACGTTACGCTGAAGAGTTCCATTGTCAGCGGTAATACAGCCCTTATTAATCAAGGTAATGAAATTTATAGACAGTATGATGGTTCTTCCGATCTTGATGGAAACATCAATGCGGACAGCTCTAACCTCTTCGGACACAGCGGCGAGGACCATGATGATGCTTTTTATAATTTTTCTCCTAGCCCCAACGATATAAATGCCACCACTAATGCCATAGATTGCGATACCGAGAAAGACAACTGTAAACCTACCCCCTTATCCTCTATTCTTGTATCGGGCTTGGCCGACAACGGGACCCATGCCCTTGTTCCGGGCAGCCCCGCTATTGATCTGGATACTTCATGCGGCACCGAGGATAATCCCGACCCAGATCGTCCTTGGTACCAGCAAGAAGACCAGCGCGGCGAACCCCGCCCGGTCGGAAACGGTTGCGATGCCGGCTCGTTTGAATTCAGCAATATCCTAGGGGACATTGATGGCGATGGCGATGTTGACAGTGATGATTTAGCTCTCCTGTCAGGAGCATTCGGTTCAGTTCAAGGAGACCCAACGTATAATACCGGGGCGGACCTTGATGCAGACGGAGATGTTGACGGACAGGATTTATCTTTTTTTGCAAAAAACTTTGTGCCGGTAATAGCAGAGATACAGCCGCAAACAGTGACTGAAGGCGAGCTGTTATCCCTAAACATCACAGCATCGGATCCAGATAACGGCACACTTCATTATCCGACTGAAAACTTGAATTTACCTCAAGGGGCATCGCTTGCGGATAACGGTGACGGAACGGCTGTGTTGAGCTGGACACCGACATGCAGCCAAACAGGTGATTATAGCTCTGTTATTGAGGTAAGAGATCAGGGAAATCTGTCTGACAGTGAAACCCTCGCAATATCGGTATTTGAGGACAATATCGCTCCGACAGTTCTGACCAAAGACATCACCGTGCAGCTTGACGCCTCCGGCCATGCTTCAATTACGCCTGCCGATATCGACAACGGTTCACATGATGCTTGCGGCGTAACTCTTTCCATTGATAAATCCGAATTTACTGGTGCCGATATCGGAGAGAATACAGTAACTCTAACGGCTACGGACAGCAATGGCAATAGCGGCATGGAAACGTCGACGGTTACCGTTGAGGGTAATTCGACCAGTTCAATCACGGTGGACAGTAACGGCAACTGCACCTTGCATGATGCCATCACTGCGGCTAACACAGATACGGGCAGTGGCGGCTGCCCAGCTAGTTCTGGCGAGGATACCATATACCTGGAGACTGATGTGACTCTGGATACCCCGTTGCCGGAGCTTGTCACCTCAATTATTATCAAAGGCCAGGATCATACAATTGACGGTAACAACGACCCGGCTGTTGGCAGCGTGTTAAGGATAGGCACAGACGGCAATCTGACGCTGTATAACACTACAGTTATGGGCGGGAAAAGTTTTTGGGGAGGAGGAATTAACAATGAAGGAGAGCTTGCTCTCATAAACTCCATAGTAAAAAATAATTCTGTCTCATGCCTGGATAGCGAAACAGACGCCGTTGGCGGGGGGATTTACAACAAAGGGTCTCTTACCCTGAGCAACTCTCTTGTTAACGACAACTCTGCATCATGTAGTGAGCCGGGAAGATATGCTCTTGGTGGCGGGATTGTAAACGGTGGAGAGGAAGCAACAGCTTCTTTGAGTAATTCTACGATCACCAGCAATTCAGTATCATGTAGCGAGCAAGGAGGGTATGCCCTTGGTGGGGGAATTGTGAACGGATGGTCAGTTGGTGGCACCCTCATCATGGATGCATCTACAGTTAATGGTAATTCAGTATCTTGCAGTAACGGTTATGCAGCTGCCGGTGGAATTGCAAATGTTGAAGGTGGGGATTTGCCAGTTACACTTACCTTGACCAATTCTACGGTTAGCGGGAATGTAACATTACCGGAGTCAAGTATATACCGTAGTGGTGGCGGAATTGCGAACTGGGGCGCGGAAGTTATTATGAGCAACTCCACGATCACCGACAACTTGACCAGTGGCAACGGTGGAGGGATTGAGAACATAGGCGGAGCCGCACTTACGCTCAAGAGTTCAATTGTCAGCGGCAACACAGCAACCGCTTCTGGTCACGCTAACGAAATATACAATGACAGTAGCAGTACCGTCACTGCAAATAGCTACAACCTTTTTGGGCACAGCGGCATTACTGATGTACAAGCCATTGCAGGCTTTACACCCGGTTTCAACGATACTACTGCTACCTGTGACGGTACGAATCCGACAGCCCTGTCCGCTATCCTCAGCCCCTTGGCCGACAACGGCGGCCCGACCAAGACCCATGCCCTTGTTGCAGGCAACCCGGCCATTGATTTAGATGCAACATGCAGCACCGGCCTAACCGAAGATCAACGAGGTGAACCTCGTCCGGTCGGAGAGGGGTGCGATGCCGGTTCGTTTGAAATTAGTTGCACATCAAATATTATTGTGGATGCAGGCGGTATCTGTACCTTGGTCGAAGCTATTAATTCGGCCAATAATGACGATGCCGACGGAAACGGCTGTGCTGATGGTTGCGGGGCTGATACTATCATCCTGGAGACGGATGTCACTCTTGAAGCTGCACTGCCGCAGATCAGCAGCATCATTACTATTGAGGGTAACGGACATTTCATCAGCGGCAATAAAGACGAAAGCATAGGCAGTGTGCTGTACGTAACCAGTGCCGGTAACCTGACGCTGAATGAAACCACAGTCAAAGACGGCAAGCTCTCCTTCTCCACCCCCTTCGGCGGGGGTATTTTCAATGGTGGTACCGTCACTCTGAACCGCTCTACTGTCAGCGGTAATTCAACCGAGCAATATGGTGGTGGGATTTATAATGTAGGGGGTATTACATTGTCTCATTCTGCAATCAGAGACAACTGGGCCAACTTTGGAGGGGGTATTTTTAATAATAGTAATGGCACAGTCACTCTGATCGACTCAACGGTCAGTAGTAATAATACTGGTGGGATGCCAGGTGTGGGAGGAGGGGTTTACAATAAAGGCAATCAGATCACGATAACCAATTCCACAGTCAGCGGTAATTCGGCAGACATGAGGGGGGGAGGAATTTATAATGGTGGTGGGGTGATGTTTTTAACCAACTCTACAGTCACAGGCAACAGTACATCAGGGAGCTTGGGAGAAGGTGGGGGGATTTATAACTCAACAGCACTTACTCTGACCAACTCCACAGTCAGTGAAAATTCGGTAGAGGGCATTGGGGGAGGGATTTACAATAATTCTTGGAACAAGGCCACATTATTTAGCTCGATTATTAGCGGGAACCAAGCTTCTGACGGCGGTAATGAAGTCTATAATTATCAAAGCAGCAATATCGTTGCAGACAGCTATAACCTCTTTGGTCACAGTGGTGAAAATAATGCAGAGGCCTTTTATGGCTTCATACCTGGAAGTAGTGATGTCAATGCGACCAATGGCGGCATTGATGGTATCCTTATCCCGACCGCTCAGTCCGCTATTCTTCACCCATTGGGCGACAACGGTGGACCAACCATGACCCATACCCTGGTTCCGGGGAGCCCGGCCCTGGATCTGGACGCATCCTGCAGTGCCCTTCAGGAAGCAGGAAAAGAGTTGCTGGATCAACGTGGTGAGTCTCGCCCGGTTGGAAACGGCTGTGACGCGGGCTCCTTTGAATTGAGCATTAGCCCGCAGGATACAAGAGCCTTCCTGCCTGCTATTTATTCTCTCCTGCTTTGA
- a CDS encoding DUF882 domain-containing protein, with the protein MKRRSFLLLGAKTAAGILLAQATPVWAGIARISGVTEESTSRTLSFYHTHTREQLDITYAIGETYNQEALDALNLYLRDFRTAEVHPIDPALLDILWTIQQKMGCTSCYEVISGYRSPATNSQLRSKSKGVAKRSLHMQGMAIDVRLTGQQTNELRDCAISLKAGGVGYYAASDFVHIDTGRVRTW; encoded by the coding sequence ATGAAACGCCGATCTTTTCTGCTCTTAGGAGCCAAAACAGCTGCCGGTATCCTGCTGGCGCAGGCAACCCCGGTATGGGCAGGTATTGCCCGAATATCTGGAGTCACAGAAGAAAGTACATCAAGAACCCTGTCATTCTATCATACCCACACCCGTGAGCAGCTGGATATTACCTACGCCATTGGTGAGACCTATAACCAGGAGGCCTTAGATGCACTCAACCTCTATCTGCGGGATTTCCGCACCGCTGAAGTCCATCCTATTGATCCGGCCTTACTGGATATCCTTTGGACTATCCAGCAAAAAATGGGCTGCACTAGCTGCTATGAGGTTATCTCAGGTTATAGGTCTCCAGCAACAAACAGCCAACTGCGCAGCAAAAGTAAGGGTGTTGCCAAGCGTAGCCTGCATATGCAAGGCATGGCCATTGATGTGCGGTTAACAGGTCAGCAAACCAACGAGCTGCGGGACTGTGCGATTTCGCTCAAGGCCGGAGGCGTGGGCTATTACGCTGCTTCCGATTTTGTCCACATCGACACAGGTCGGGTACGTACCTGGTAA
- a CDS encoding CAP domain-containing protein, protein MKTQQRGTNQHRGLITLTTTAFLAAAVLTAGCVNTGNTGSTGTTGASGPLSRHNILSAGQSEVSLQQNERHSGGENLINPAAITAEHNRWRSQVGVPELRWSDKLANAAQDWADTLKEKGCGFYHSNNGYGENLFMSSARIRSDGTREVMDVKPQDAVDSWGNESRDYNYAENSCSGVCGHYTQVVWKETQEVGCAKTVCDDKSQVWVCSYAPAGNRIGKRPY, encoded by the coding sequence ATGAAAACACAACAAAGAGGAACAAACCAACACAGAGGATTGATCACACTGACGACTACCGCCTTTTTGGCCGCTGCTGTCCTGACAGCTGGATGCGTTAACACAGGAAACACAGGAAGCACAGGGACTACAGGAGCAAGTGGACCACTATCAAGACATAACATTCTGTCCGCTGGACAAAGCGAAGTCTCACTCCAGCAGAACGAGCGTCACTCAGGTGGGGAAAATCTGATTAATCCAGCGGCCATCACAGCAGAACATAATCGCTGGCGTTCTCAAGTCGGTGTCCCTGAGCTTAGGTGGTCAGACAAACTGGCCAATGCAGCACAGGACTGGGCTGACACCCTGAAAGAAAAGGGCTGCGGATTTTACCACAGCAATAACGGCTACGGGGAAAATCTCTTTATGTCCAGCGCACGGATCCGGTCTGACGGTACCAGAGAAGTGATGGATGTCAAACCGCAGGATGCTGTTGATAGTTGGGGAAATGAAAGCAGGGATTATAACTATGCAGAAAACAGCTGCTCTGGTGTCTGTGGTCATTACACCCAGGTGGTCTGGAAAGAGACCCAGGAAGTGGGTTGCGCCAAAACGGTCTGTGATGACAAGTCCCAGGTCTGGGTTTGCAGTTACGCACCAGCTGGAAATCGTATCGGCAAAAGACCCTATTGA
- a CDS encoding rhodanese-like domain-containing protein, translated as MRWKQFLTPVKSLNAPETKEYLKKYSLDEYNLIDVRQPSEYRSGHIPGAKLIPVAEMTERSKEIDPTKPTIVYCAIGGRSRVAAQMLAGKGFSKVINMAGGFKAWNDDTAFGAEETGMTLFSGKEKLEDVLLTAYSLEAGLEDFYTSLQGRVKQEEVKSLFNKLSSIEVKHQERIYAQYQQISSAPPLGREEFASKAEKQAMEGGLSTEEYLAQYPTDFENITDVVSLAMGIEAQALDLYLRAADNSTLTDTRQALLRIAEEERTHLKLLGDLLDQQGDNV; from the coding sequence ATGCGCTGGAAACAATTCCTTACCCCGGTAAAGTCCCTCAATGCACCGGAGACCAAAGAGTACCTGAAGAAATATTCCCTTGATGAGTATAATCTTATAGATGTTCGTCAACCCAGCGAATACAGAAGCGGCCATATCCCCGGTGCCAAGCTTATTCCCGTGGCTGAAATGACCGAGCGAAGCAAGGAGATTGACCCGACCAAGCCGACCATTGTCTACTGCGCTATTGGTGGACGAAGCCGGGTTGCAGCCCAGATGCTGGCAGGCAAGGGCTTTTCCAAGGTCATTAATATGGCTGGCGGGTTCAAAGCCTGGAACGACGACACCGCCTTTGGTGCCGAAGAGACGGGCATGACCCTCTTTTCCGGCAAAGAAAAGCTTGAGGATGTGCTTCTGACCGCCTATAGCCTGGAGGCAGGGCTTGAGGATTTTTACACCTCCCTGCAAGGACGAGTCAAACAGGAAGAGGTCAAGTCCCTGTTTAACAAACTCAGTAGCATTGAAGTCAAGCATCAGGAACGGATCTATGCCCAGTACCAGCAGATAAGCTCTGCCCCCCCGCTGGGGCGCGAGGAATTTGCCAGTAAGGCAGAAAAACAGGCAATGGAGGGCGGTCTGAGCACTGAAGAATACCTTGCTCAGTATCCAACAGATTTTGAGAATATCACGGATGTGGTTTCTTTGGCCATGGGTATTGAGGCCCAGGCCCTGGACCTCTATCTCCGGGCCGCTGACAACAGTACCCTGACAGATACCCGACAGGCGCTTTTGCGCATTGCCGAGGAAGAGCGCACCCACCTCAAACTGCTGGGCGACCTGTTGGATCAACAGGGAGACAACGTGTAA
- a CDS encoding FAD-dependent oxidoreductase — translation MTKRLVIAGGGHAHMLTLAHLDEFVSKGFEVTVIGPDIHHYYSGMGPGMLGGTYRPEEIRFATKDLVEKKGGVFKHAKVICIQPVERTLRLSTGEVVPYDVLSCNLGSQVPEDLIQGSLDDVFLVKPIERLYRARQRILELGRSEKLRIAVVGGGPSAVEVAGNLWRLGQEPGMRAPAITVFAGRDLMPHHPANVRQRARNSLTTRSIGVITNSQIQRIETGELTDATGVPQEFDLIFVAVGVKPNKLIEESGIPTGPQGGLLVNRYLQSVKYERIFGGGDCIDFEEHPLDKVGVYAVRQNPILKHNLMATLTGERLRPFAPGGKYLLIFNLGDGTGILRKWPIVLNGRLAFFIKDWIDRRFMRTFQAFE, via the coding sequence ATGACGAAACGATTAGTGATTGCAGGCGGCGGTCATGCTCATATGCTGACTCTTGCCCACTTAGATGAATTTGTTAGCAAGGGATTCGAGGTCACGGTTATCGGCCCGGACATCCATCATTATTATTCCGGCATGGGACCGGGCATGTTGGGCGGCACCTATCGCCCGGAGGAAATCCGCTTTGCCACCAAGGATCTGGTCGAGAAAAAAGGCGGGGTGTTCAAGCATGCCAAGGTCATCTGCATTCAGCCGGTTGAGCGAACTCTCCGACTCAGCACCGGGGAAGTGGTGCCCTATGATGTCCTCTCCTGCAATCTCGGCAGTCAGGTCCCGGAAGACCTGATCCAAGGTTCCCTGGACGATGTCTTCCTGGTCAAGCCTATCGAGCGACTCTATCGGGCCAGACAGCGTATCCTGGAACTGGGGAGGAGCGAGAAACTGCGAATCGCAGTGGTGGGCGGCGGTCCCTCGGCAGTGGAGGTAGCCGGTAATCTCTGGCGGCTAGGCCAGGAGCCCGGCATGCGGGCACCAGCGATTACGGTCTTTGCAGGACGTGACCTGATGCCCCATCATCCTGCAAACGTTCGTCAGAGGGCCAGGAACTCACTCACTACGAGATCTATCGGGGTCATCACGAACAGCCAGATACAACGAATAGAAACCGGAGAACTAACCGATGCTACGGGAGTACCGCAGGAATTCGATCTCATCTTTGTCGCTGTGGGGGTCAAGCCGAATAAGCTGATCGAGGAATCCGGCATTCCTACTGGTCCGCAGGGGGGCCTACTGGTGAATCGCTATCTCCAAAGCGTCAAGTACGAGCGCATCTTCGGAGGCGGGGACTGCATAGACTTTGAGGAGCACCCCCTGGACAAGGTGGGGGTGTATGCGGTGCGGCAAAACCCTATCCTCAAGCATAATCTCATGGCTACCTTGACTGGGGAGCGACTGCGCCCCTTTGCTCCGGGGGGCAAATACCTGCTGATCTTCAACCTTGGTGATGGCACCGGTATCCTGCGGAAATGGCCCATCGTGCTTAACGGACGGCTGGCCTTCTTTATTAAGGATTGGATTGACCGCCGCTTCATGCGGACCTTTCAGGCCTTTGAGTAA
- a CDS encoding tetratricopeptide repeat protein produces MQGKRYFIRTPKPRTVLRTVVVVVALIGVSLVAWYGLPLTDDKSQITPQRENTPAALTEHDASVPDKTKDTSNNTSSSTNEHSRTVPESFTSYTEELDVTDAMLDGFLRILKEQQVPHSDLDTKLREITRQYPELLTRLGQVPSPGPELLQVKAQARQSIETGDYATAEQLLKEIAEQDNLAVAPAYAALATLQRIRLRYAEAAKYWQKAVALLPESEKQTRASYLNKAGCDLYRLARYNDALPLFEQSLVLSRESKDKPGQGRALNSIAHIYNTQGDYDTALSYLEQSLAISKELDDKGVKEHTLLDISRIYQRRGDYDTALRYLEQSLAVCRDMGNRVKEGRILSDIGQVYQELNNNAKALQYYQESLAISREISDWAGESRALTNLSRFFGARGDHGTALKYLEQCLDVAQESGATEEEHALRWNIDMFLKGESDLDQEEQYINQAVEAAEAVGSPKSGEWRGELE; encoded by the coding sequence ATGCAGGGAAAACGCTACTTCATACGCACGCCAAAGCCACGCACCGTATTGCGTACCGTGGTAGTGGTTGTGGCGCTCATCGGCGTAAGCCTTGTCGCGTGGTATGGTCTGCCTCTGACAGATGACAAATCACAGATCACCCCCCAGAGAGAGAATACTCCAGCTGCCCTAACTGAGCATGATGCCTCGGTGCCCGACAAGACGAAGGATACCAGCAATAACACCAGCAGCAGCACCAATGAGCACAGCAGGACTGTCCCGGAATCCTTTACCAGCTATACAGAGGAACTGGATGTCACTGATGCAATGCTGGATGGCTTTTTGAGAATCCTGAAGGAGCAGCAGGTACCCCATAGTGACCTGGATACCAAGCTGAGGGAAATAACCAGGCAGTATCCAGAGCTGCTCACGCGCCTGGGGCAAGTCCCGTCCCCAGGCCCGGAGCTGCTACAAGTCAAGGCGCAGGCCCGACAAAGCATTGAGACAGGTGACTATGCCACAGCCGAACAGCTGCTGAAAGAGATTGCTGAGCAAGACAATCTCGCCGTTGCCCCGGCCTATGCAGCGCTGGCCACCCTGCAGCGCATCCGCTTGCGCTATGCTGAGGCAGCCAAGTACTGGCAAAAGGCAGTCGCTCTGCTGCCTGAGAGCGAGAAGCAGACCCGGGCATCTTACCTGAACAAGGCAGGCTGTGACCTTTATCGCCTTGCCCGCTATAACGATGCCCTCCCCCTGTTTGAGCAGAGCCTGGTCCTCAGTCGGGAGAGCAAGGACAAGCCAGGCCAAGGCCGCGCCCTGAATTCCATAGCCCATATCTATAATACGCAAGGCGATTACGACACCGCCCTCAGCTACCTGGAGCAGAGCCTGGCCATCAGTAAGGAGCTTGATGATAAGGGCGTCAAGGAGCACACCTTGCTCGACATCAGCCGGATTTACCAGAGACGGGGTGATTACGACACTGCGCTCAGGTATCTGGAGCAGAGCCTGGCAGTCTGCCGGGATATGGGCAACAGGGTCAAGGAGGGCAGGATCCTCAGCGATATCGGGCAGGTTTACCAGGAACTGAACAACAATGCCAAGGCCTTACAGTATTACCAGGAGAGCCTGGCCATCAGCCGGGAGATCAGCGATTGGGCCGGGGAAAGCAGGGCACTGACCAATCTCAGCCGCTTCTTCGGTGCCCGGGGCGATCATGGCACCGCGCTCAAGTATCTGGAGCAATGCCTGGACGTAGCGCAGGAAAGCGGGGCCACAGAGGAAGAGCACGCCCTCAGGTGGAATATCGACATGTTCCTCAAGGGAGAGAGTGACCTGGACCAGGAGGAACAGTACATCAACCAGGCCGTGGAAGCTGCCGAGGCCGTAGGGTCTCCGAAGTCGGGAGAGTGGCGCGGGGAGCTGGAATAG
- a CDS encoding class I SAM-dependent methyltransferase, which produces MGEKKDWDQRYDEEDMPWDTGMPEIALINLIAHWPKCIKRVMDVGCGTGSNAVWMAEQGIEVTAMDISAKALALAEKRCTEHGVKCRLVKADFLTCTPTGQYDLLFDRGCFHCTDGAEARLHFAQQAATHLKPGGYWLSLIGNKDQTMPEGKGPPRLSATEVCTAVEGEFEILSMESVLKPSPQQPEPLRFWHCLMRMR; this is translated from the coding sequence ATGGGAGAAAAAAAAGACTGGGATCAACGCTACGACGAGGAAGACATGCCCTGGGACACCGGCATGCCGGAGATCGCCCTGATCAACCTGATCGCCCACTGGCCCAAGTGTATCAAGCGGGTCATGGATGTGGGCTGCGGCACCGGCTCCAATGCGGTCTGGATGGCTGAGCAGGGCATAGAGGTCACGGCAATGGATATCTCGGCCAAGGCACTTGCCCTGGCGGAAAAGCGCTGCACAGAGCACGGGGTGAAGTGTCGTCTGGTCAAGGCGGATTTCCTCACCTGCACCCCCACGGGCCAATACGACCTGCTCTTTGACCGGGGCTGTTTCCATTGCACGGACGGAGCAGAGGCGCGCCTGCACTTTGCCCAACAGGCAGCAACCCACCTCAAGCCGGGGGGCTATTGGTTGAGCCTGATCGGCAATAAAGACCAGACCATGCCGGAAGGCAAAGGACCGCCCAGGCTCTCCGCCACTGAGGTCTGCACAGCGGTCGAGGGGGAGTTCGAGATCCTGAGCATGGAATCCGTGCTCAAGCCCTCTCCCCAACAGCCTGAGCCGCTGAGGTTCTGGCATTGCCTGATGCGGATGAGATAA